In Syntrophomonas wolfei subsp. wolfei str. Goettingen G311, a single window of DNA contains:
- a CDS encoding Txe/YoeB family addiction module toxin, with amino-acid sequence MNKVFTHTAWEEYQYWQKENRKMTSRINELIRDIERNGNTGIGKPEALRHELSGYWSRRINNEHRLIYSIEGKNINIISCRRHY; translated from the coding sequence ATGAATAAAGTTTTCACACATACAGCCTGGGAAGAATACCAGTACTGGCAGAAAGAAAATCGCAAAATGACCAGCCGTATTAATGAATTAATTAGAGACATTGAACGCAATGGAAACACAGGTATCGGGAAACCGGAAGCGTTAAGACATGAATTGTCCGGGTACTGGAGCAGAAGAATCAATAATGAGCATAGATTGATATACTCCATTGAAGGGAAAAATATCAATATTATTTCTTGCCGACGGCATTATTAA
- a CDS encoding type II toxin-antitoxin system Phd/YefM family antitoxin: MMAVNYSTLRENLKKYCDAANQDLEPIIVTRKNGGNVVLISESEYNNLLENLYIRSDPEYYNKLLKSIEELKSGKTLRSELADE, encoded by the coding sequence ATGATGGCAGTAAACTATTCTACGCTGCGTGAAAACCTGAAAAAATACTGTGATGCGGCTAATCAAGATCTTGAACCAATCATTGTTACCAGAAAAAACGGCGGCAATGTAGTGTTAATCTCTGAAAGTGAATACAATAATCTTCTGGAAAATCTCTACATCAGGAGCGACCCGGAATATTATAATAAGCTATTGAAGTCGATTGAAGAATTGAAATCAGGAAAAACGCTTCGCTCAGAGCTTGCCGATGAATAA
- a CDS encoding 3-hydroxyacyl-CoA dehydrogenase family protein translates to MEIKKIGVLGAGTMGAGIAQVAAEAGFSVILVDIETAIIEKALKGIKKAWKKAVEKGKLDEGEMQKREGNLATGSSMADFKDCDVVIEAIVEKIEVKKVVFKELDGICPEHTILASNTSALSITEIAAATGRPDRVVGMHFFNPVPVMKLVEVIPGAETSEAVSSAIVELCKKLKKEPVLAREFPGFIVNRILVPYITETCSENPAP, encoded by the coding sequence ATGGAAATAAAGAAAATTGGCGTTCTGGGAGCAGGTACCATGGGAGCTGGAATAGCTCAGGTTGCTGCTGAAGCAGGTTTTTCGGTAATCCTGGTGGATATCGAAACCGCGATAATTGAAAAGGCTTTGAAAGGTATCAAGAAGGCCTGGAAAAAGGCCGTGGAAAAAGGCAAATTGGACGAAGGCGAAATGCAAAAAAGAGAGGGAAATCTGGCCACCGGCAGTAGCATGGCTGATTTTAAAGATTGTGACGTGGTAATCGAGGCGATAGTAGAAAAGATCGAGGTTAAGAAGGTGGTGTTCAAAGAACTGGATGGGATTTGTCCGGAACACACTATCCTGGCTTCCAACACCTCGGCTCTTAGTATAACGGAAATAGCTGCAGCTACCGGCAGGCCGGATCGGGTTGTTGGCATGCATTTTTTCAACCCGGTTCCAGTTATGAAACTGGTGGAGGTAATACCTGGAGCTGAGACCAGTGAAGCGGTATCGTCTGCCATAGTGGAGCTATGCAAGAAATTAAAGAAAGAGCCGGTTCTGGCGCGGGAGTTTCCCGGCTTCATAGTCAACCGTATCCTGGTTCCTTATATTACGGAAACCTGTTCCGAGAATCCGGCGCCATAG